The Dermacentor silvarum isolate Dsil-2018 chromosome 3, BIME_Dsil_1.4, whole genome shotgun sequence region ggtgacccgcacagcacaaaaattattgcgtgagcgttgcttgcttgactcGCGCACCATTGGAATTGTTGTGCGAGCGTTGCCTGATTACCCATagaagacgaagacgatggtTACCCGCACACCACAAAAATTATTGcatgagcgttgcttgcttgacccgcgcaccattggaattgttgcgcgagcgttgccTGATTACccaaagaagacgatgacgacggtaacCCGCACACCATAAAAATTTTGCTGCGTGAGCGTTGCTGGTTTGGCCCGTGCACCATTGgaattgttgcgcgagcgttgccTGATTAcccatagaagacgatgacgacggttaCCCGCACACCATAAAAATTGCTGCGTGAGCGTTGCTGGTTTGGCCCGTGCACCATTGgaattgttgcgcgagcgttgccTGATTAcccatagaagacgatgacgacggtaacCCGCACACCATAAAAATTGCTGCGTGAGCGTTGCTGGTTTGGCCCGTGCACCATTGgaattgttgcgcgagcgttgccTGATTAcccatagaagacgatgacgacggtaacCCGCACACCATAAAAATTGCTGCGTGAGCGTTGCTGGTTTGGCCCGTGCACCATTGgaattgttgcgcgagcgttgccCGATTAcccatagaagacgatgacgacggtaacCCGCACACCATAAAAATTGCTGCGTGAGCGTTGCTGGTTTGGCCCGTGCACCATTGgaattgttgcgcgagcgttgccTGATTAcccatagaagacgatgacgacggttaCCCGCACACCATAAAAATTGCTGCGTGAGCGTTGCTGGTTTGGCCCGTGCACCATTGgaattgttgcgcgagcgttgccTGATTAcccatagaagacgatgacgacggtaacCCGCACACCATAAAAATTGCTGCGTGAGCGTTGCTGGTTTGGCCCGTGCACCATTGgaattgttgcgcgagcgttgccTGATTAcccatagaagacgatgacgacggttaCCCGCACACCATAAAAATTGCTGCGTGAGCGTTGCTGGTTTGGCCCGTGCACCATTGgaattgttgcgcgagcgttgccTGATTACCCATAGAATACGATGACGACGGTAACCCGCACACCATAAAAATTGCTGCGTGAGCGTTGCTGGTTTGGCCCGTGCACCATTGgaattgttgcgcgagcgttgccTGATTAcccatagaagacgatgacgacggttaCCCGCACACCACAAAAAttattgcgtgagcgttgcttgcttgacccgcgcaccattggaattgttgcgcgagcgttgccTGATTAcccatagaagacgatgacgacggtgacccgcacaccataaAAATTGCTGCTTGAGCATTTGCATAAAGGTAAGACACCGTGTATGATTTCGCTTTGACGTCATGGTTTTCGCTGAAGTACATTGAAGGTCTGAACGAGGAGACTTATAGGGATTTCACCGTagtaacagaggtgatacgcgaatgtgcgtgcgtacctatcgtcacgatgaccaccagCCCGCGAACTGCCTCCATGGCACCCCTCGACGGAACCGTGCGGAtgcgttcgtgccactgctcacgcgttcgtcgtcttcacTGAGGCTGAtgatttttacagtgaagctattAAGCGCTATTTCCCCACGATCGTgttcgcgtgtagaaaaaaaactgtcatcatcagcgttggctagagcgtcgtcgtcttcttccactgctggctcattggcgcccctcggtttgagCTCGTGCCATTGGATGCCGTACCGAGCACGAGCGctttagagagcctacatgcagcgcctgttgcatgtaggctccctagagcgCTTGCTCGGCACGCGCTGCCTGCCACTGCTCCCAGCGTTCGtagtcgtcgtctgcttctacagctggctgcgttgccactaatcattccagcgcagaatttcactgaCCTTCTGTCGTCgggatggggaggccgcgtttacgggggtatgagccattgcttaaggggtatgagccattcatgagcaactgacgtgTCCTAACgagtttgagcaacgccgccgcgaacgcgctcgggaaagggctcgtcgtcgacaggccgattctagtgtgagggcttccgaagctcaggcgaagcgtcagcgaagagccggaGACTCCGATTGCAGGATGCGCGATGTTGATGCCTAACGTCAGCGtcatcttgccctccaggaacccgacaatggtggtgcacgcctcggcaatgctagcgccaacttccccgcgTTTCAACTCgcgtttcaacgcgagtttctcaaccggaacgttcatgataaaCATGTTCGgatgggtgatgcccaacgacgatacgtccattctcatcgtgggcgcaatattcactacagcagacccaccatagtcacagcttcgctggcttccatcttcgcagtagtggaagggctctgatttttttttgtttaggttGTAACTTGGCCACTTATAAAGCTACAAATCTACATTTACattattataacgattaaatatCTTCACTTATGAAATTGCGCATTTCTGTGccgatacaaggcattacacttttcgcgtgacggggCTGGAATACTCACCAAAGTATGTAGCTGCATTAAaagtcatcatcttcatcatcatcatcatcagcctatatttatgtccactgcaggacgaaggcatctccatgtgatctcaaattacccccgtcttgcgctagctaattccaattGCACATTAAAATTAAAAGCTCTCAAATCAATGAGACAATATTTTGCTACAAGCTGTCATATCTCGCTGCTCCAGCTCGTGCGCATTTAATATATGTAATGAGTTTAGATGCGGCCGCCAAATTCTGCCTTCTGTATAATGGCGGTGGCGGGCATTTTACGTCGCTGCAGGGGTAGTCGGGCGCCGCGCTCCCGTCGCACCACCAGGTTCCTGGAGCGGCGTCGCGGCCGTGAATCGCCAGAAGACGAAGAAAGTGGCGAGCGTCGCAACCATCACTCCGGTGACGCAGCACACGATGAAGGGCAGCCAGGAACTCGCCTCTTCATCGACATGTCGGTAAGCATCGCCGTCACCGTCAGCCCCTTGAGAACCGCCGCCGGCTCCGACTGAAGGATGCGCTGGTATTGGAGGAAAGTCAAGAGTATCTGGACTTGGTTCGAACGTTGAATATGGACCATCGGGCTCCGGAATTGGGTAAGGCTTTGGATTGGGATCTAGTATATAGGGACGTTCAGTCATACGCTCAAGCGGGGTCGGCGGCTCAGAACGCAGGTACGGGGTTGGCGGAGGGGATGCATACGAAGTTGGTTGGGATGACGGAGTACTTAGAATCAGGACGGGTGTCGGAGAGGGTGTTGAAGAGGGCGTTAGATTCGTTCCGGGCGTTCGGTACCGTATAAACGGGGTCGTCACAACTGGATCGTCCGAAACGCCGTCGCACAGACCCTTGCGCCGGTTGCACCGAGTGGGCGCAGGGCATGCGCTGCACGTGGTGCCTTCCAAGTAGACGGGCCGTCTTAGGTAGTTTCCGGACGGGCCGTAGTCAGCACGCGTAGTGCTTCATGTGTGGGTAGCGGGCCTTGTCGACGGTGTAGTAGACGTATCCGCAGCCAACGTAGCGCGACTTGGCCCAGACAAGCTGGGTGAAATGGCCCGTCTTGATGCCTGCGGTGACGTCAAACCGAGACACCAGGCGTGCGGGGTAGAGCTTGTGCTCTTCAAACCAGTTGAGAATCACGTAGGTCCAGTTGGGCCCCCCGTCGCTGAACGACCGGCCTATCCACGCCAAGTTCTGACCCGTGAACTCGAAGCGTGGCGTGAAGCGGTCCCGCACGTGGTCGTGTTTCAGGTCACCGTCGGGAGTCGTGCAGAGGTTTGCATGTGCCTGTGTAGAAGAAGAGATCGAGGTTCGACGCTAGCGTTATGATCGGTAACGTGGCAGTAGTTCTGCGCGCTCGATCGCAAAAGAAAGTGTAGTTTTTGAAGGAACTATAACGTTTGACGTAACCTCGAATACTCTTCACCACGGCATGTCTCCGTTCTTCTGTCGTTGAATGTGTTCCATTTCTACTGTACATGATGCCATTCAATCTAACCAAGGATGAATGATCAATCCTATTGATCCTTCACCGACTTTAATATATATCTTTTTCCTTTCGTTTTGCTTTTCCTTTTGCCGTTTAATGATGCTAAAATTATTTGTGTCAACACCCGAAGGATACTTATTTGCATCTGAAATGTGATGGATGCGCATGGCAGTGGAAATGTGAGGAATAGCTCTCATCTCACGTATATATAGATTCTTTAACATGTGGTGTAAGGAACATCTGAACAGTATTTCTTAATAGCATTGTGCCCCGTTGGTAATACGGCAGGCAGATGTGCTGGTaactgaacccgcgaccttgtgttaTAGAGCTGGGCGCGAACGTTTTGTAACACCGAAGCGGAGTGCATAGAAAACCCGGCGCTgtcgcttagtggctatgatgttgggctactaagcacgaggtcgcgggatcaattaccggccacggcggccgcatttccatgggggtgaACTGCGAGAACAGccatatacttagatttaggtgcgcattaaagaacctcaggtagtccaaattattccggagtcctccaatacggcgtacctcataatcaggtcgcggttttagcacgtaaaaccccatgatttttttttaaagtccgttgaaagTGCGATCTCCAGATTCGAAGAATACGGTTCCTTTCATTATAGACTTTAGCGTAGCATCACAGCGATCGCCTTGGCTCGGTAACGGCGTTAGTCGAGGCATTCTCACCGAGAAACGACACGCAAGCTCCGCTGAATCGTATACTGTAGTCACGTGTTAAGTGGCATAGCTGAGCTTGTATAGTTCACGTGTCGCTTCAATACACTGTAAggtttagggtacggccacgctagcggcaaaaacgcgcgtttttGACGCGCGTCAAGAACGCGCGTTTCTGCCGCTaccgtggccgtacccttatggCGCTCATGTCGTCGTGTCgtcgtgtcatcatcatcatcatcatcgccgtcgTCGTGGTAATCATCGCTCGTCGCGCGGTGATTACAAGCTTCACAAGCTTTCTTGTTATCCTTGAAGTTTGATTCGTATATAGATTAGCCCGAAAGCATCGCCTATAGGTGCCTTTATTTTCTGTGATCCCGCCCCCCTTCCCCCTAATCCCCGGTCCGTAACATCTATTTCTTTTCACAGCTTCGTAAACAAGGTTCTGAGAGGGAAAAAATTGCCATCCACCCGGACGTACCACAAAGTTAGGAAGAAAACCCAATGCGGTTTCATATGTAGGAAAGAAAGCTTTGAACTTCAACAacaaattcaccgacgattactatACTCCCtattgcgaaatttgagcacagccatgttttcatttcgagatatattgaggcaaagaatttgagagatacatgtagcagagtcggcaatcgtcgaaaatctgatctgccggTGTAGCGCGtgggcttttatacatgactcgtggAAGGTTTcactgtaatcgctggtgccgcttggcttcAATAAAGTACTACACAGTTTGCGCTGCGCGTACAATCcgattacaaaacaatcgcaagccatgacaatcgaaacaagcgcgaacgaggcCAAACCAATTAAACCAAACatgcgcgagcgagagctgaggCGAGCAGGCGATAGTATGAAGCAAGCGTTCCGGCTGagaccagggccgcgattttgtagcgatgccttatgacttattttggaatagtcttatcatccaccgctcacagccggctgatcccgttgataacgcgagcggaccgtcgctgtgaccactgacaaagcgcgataagcgcgaaaaggcattattactttaaagtcatcgctacaaaatagcgccccagggccggtattttgtagcgatgcttttccggtgctaatgccttttcgcgcttatcgcccTTTGTCAGTGGGCAGAGCGACGGTCTGATCGCGTTATCAACGCGATCAGCCGGCcagtgagcggtggatgataagactagtatagaagaAGTCATAAGGCagcgctacaaaataccggcccagatacGAGTATGCAACGAATGGTCGGGAGGGTCCGCATGAAagcagtttcccgcgcgcacgtcagcGAAGGAGCCggtctcattggtctccgccgtttaCGTCTCGCGTCTGGCTCTTTCATTTTTCGCTGTTGTTATCGTTCGCTCGGCTACCACATCGCCGATGCTGGCACCAGGAACAggccattaagagctgcgctctaaaatccATGCAGATCCGCAGACCGAACATCGTCTTTCCGGGGCGGTCACTCCTGCTAACAAGGAAGCTAGCAGGagaatactactactactactactacaactactactaatgatgatgatgataatgatgatgataatgataatgataataaacCACTGCGAAGACTTCTTACTGTTACAACCGTATGAGTTTCGTTTGTAGCTTCGTGGGATATTACAGGGGATGATAATTTTGTTTTCGTGATCCTTCCTTCACTTTGCGGGCTTCCGGAGAACTGCATTAGACAAACTTTGTTTATGCCTAGATACGTTTCAGTGTagcagaaagctggaagaacgccaacattatacacaTTCAcaggaagggagacgttaaagaattgaagaattgtagacccattcatgcttgctttcagtattgtataaaatattcacgacgATAATTTCGaaaagaatcagggcaacacttgacttcaaccaaccaagagaacaggctggcttcaggaagggatatgctaggatggatcatatccatgtcataaatcaggtaatagagaaatctgtggagtacaatgaacctctctatatggctttcatacattatgaaaaaaaaaaacttttgattcagtagagataccagcactcatagagacattgtgtaatcaaggagtacgggaggcatacgtgaataccttggcaaatatctacaaggattgcacagcaactttggttctccacaagaatagtagaaagatacctatcaagaaacgggtacaggcaaggagacataatttctccaatgctattcactgcatgcttagaagatgtattcaagctttcagactgggaaggcttaggagtgaggatcaatggcgattatctcagcaaccttcggtttggtgatgacattgtcctattcagcaataacgggtacgaattacagcaaatgattgaggactttaaccgagaaagtgtaagagcggcgttggagattaatatgcagaatacaaacataatggtcaatagcctggcaagagaacaataatTCGGAATCACCAGTCAACAACTAGAATccgtaaatgagtacgtttatctaggtcagttactcacaggggaccctgatcataagaaagaaacttacagaagaataacattgggttggagtgcatacggcaggcattgccaaatcctgactgggagtttaccaatgtcgttgaaaagaaaagtgtacaatcattgcattctaccggtgctagcatatagggcagaaacttggaggttaacaaagaagatcgagaacaagttaaggaccgctcaaaaagcgatggaacggaaaatgtttggcctaacattaagatgcaggaagagagcggtgtggcttagagaacaaacggggatagtcgatattctagctgacattaagcggaagaaatggagctgggcaggccctgtaattcgtaggatggataaccggtggaccattagagttacagaatggataccaagagaagggaagcgcattctaggacggcagaaaactaggtagggtgatgaagttagcaaatttgcagctgcaagttggaatcagctagcgcaagacagcggaaattggagatcacagtaagaggccttcgtcccgcagtggacatacataggctcatgatgatatgatgatgataatgttgaTGACGTTTCAGTGGCGTCAGGGCTACACCACATTCGTCTACGTAGCACGCACCTGAGCCACGTATTCAAGATCTGAGTCCCAGAGCAGCTCCTGCATGTCGGCTGCCGGCTTGAATCCCGTCACGTTGCCACGTGCGATCCGGCTCCGGTAGTGGTTGTGCAGCTTCAGTATGAGGCCGCGCTGGGTATCGTCCATGCCGCTCTCCTTTATCTTGCACCATGTGTTGAGAGGCTTGCACGCCGTGTGCTGCGGATTCTTGTGGCTGTAAAATTGGGGGCAGTCGGCGGCCGCGGCCGGCATCCACTGCTGCATCCACATGGCTGCCGTGGTCAAAAGAAACGGTAAGGCAGCTGCGGTCGTCACCATTCTTGTTCATGTCACCGATTAGTGGCATTGGCCCACTACGGGCGATTGACCATGAAGCTGGcggtatgagaaaaaaaaacaactgaaaGAAACTTGAAGAATGGAGCTAAACAGTTAGACGAAATAAACAAAAACTGTAAATTCCAAATAAACCGTGCATTTTCAAGAGTAAGCGCTGCAGTCACGAGCAATACGAGACGGAATGCCGAAATAGCTTTCAAGAAATGATTCCATGGCATGCATGGATTTGACTCTGACGTGTTAATatccaacaacaagttttataaTTGAACGTATAGGTCACCATGTATTCGGAGTAGCCgagcttgcgttgcgcgaggccggcgccaagaccgaccccTCTGGCCTCTGTATGTATCTCAGGTGCCGCTGTCGGGTCGAACTGGCGAAgataggtggagaggtaagaagacgacgcagtgtaacaaacgcggcgtcgcatgcagaGGACCAagaggagaggtccgcgccaccaCGTAGGAGCTCGGTCAAGGGCACAAATCTGCGAAGTTCTTTGACGGTAGTAGGCTTCGGAAACTGAGCAACTGCACGAAGTGTTGCAGGGTCCGGTAGAAGgccgtgcttggacacggtgtggcctaagatggtcagctcccgcgcggcgaagcggcacttcttgaggttcagttgcagaccagcgttggtgagacacgtcaaaacatgtctaaggtgaagtaggtgggtcggaaagtcaggcgagaaaaccacgacatcatcgaggtaacaaagacacatagaccacctgaggccacgcagcgtattgtccatgagtcgttcaaatgttgcaggcgcgttgcaaagtccaaagggcatcacgcggaattcgtataggccgtcaggtataagaaacgccgttttctggcgatcggcttcagcccTAGGAAGCTGCCAGTAcccagaacgcaagtctaggcacgaaaagaattccgcgccctgaaggctgttaagggcgtcgtcgatgcgcggcaaaggatagactTCCTTGCACCtgaccttatttaatcgacggcagtcaacgcaaaagcgaatatacccgtccttcttgcgaacgagaacgacaggagacgcccagggactgtgggatggttgaataacgccacggcgtagcatatcgtcgacttggtcgttgatgacgcgacgctcgtcggcaGAGACGCGGAATGGTCGTTGATGCAAGAGCTGGTGTAAGCTGGTATCAATGTAGTACTTGGTATCAATGAAGTACGTTCGGCCTAGTTGCGGCTGAGAAGCATCGAAGGAATTTCTAAAGTGGCGTAGAAGCTAAAGaagctcggagtgttcggcaggggttagtgtagtggcgatggaactGGATGGACAAGGGCAGAAGAGCCAggtggaatgtcggtgtcctcactTCTTCAATGCAGCTCGTGAAATTTTCACTAGGCTGCTGTGCACGGGCACGCAAGCACTGTTCAGTgcgtagtttgcggacagcaggtcggccaaacacttgagtgaaagatgTCTTGAAAGTagaccatgtcgggatgtcgacttcgtggttatgaaaccagagttaggcaacgccagtaagataaaataggATGTTGTTCAACTTCGCGacgtcgtcccatttgttatgcacgctcacccgttcatacgacgtatACCACTCCTTCACGTCGGTGTCATCTGTACCGCGGAAGACCTTCGGAACACGCTACCGAGGAACCACGGTGCAGACGACGGACTGGGGTGGAGGCAccggcgggtctgtgttgtcggtcatgatgggcggaagcgttcatGTTCGAAGCTCCAGGCTGCAAGCGGTGGGGGAACTCCAGCAACCTCCatcaattgagaagaggtttaatgcggtgtccttcaaggatgctacaagttccaagaacggcgaggcagtgTGGagccgtctccaaagacaccagcgaccaacagcgagcgggccgagcgttggcgatgctgctACACGGAGACGCGTCTTCttcctcacaatatatatatatatatatatatatatatatatatatatatatatatatatatatggggcgCAGTTCGCCTTACAAGTGGAACATCACACGATACCATTCGCTGCACCTGCGCGAAGCTGCTGCTCCTGCCAACGCTCAGCAGTAGCACCCAGCAGAGACTATACGAGCCCCAGTGTCCgctttaatcatcatcatcatcagcctatttttatgtccactgcaggacgaaggcctctccctgtgatctccaattacccctgtcttgcgctagcgtattccaacttgcgcctgcaaatttcctaacttaatcatcccacctggttttctgccgacctcgactgcgcttcccttctcttggtatccattctgtaaccctaatagtccaccggttatccatcctatgcattacatggcctgcccagctccatttttccgcttaatgtcaactaaaatatcggctatccccgtttgttctctaatccacaacgctctcttcctgtctcttaacgttagtcctaagatttttcgttccatcgctctttgtgcggtccttaacttgttctccagcttctttgttaacctccaagtgtctgacccatatgttagcaccggtagaatgcaatgattgtacacttttcttttcaatgacagtggtaagctcccagttaggatttggcaatgcctgccgtatgcactccaacccaattttattcttctgtaaatttctttctcgggatcaggatcccctgtgagcaagtgacctagataaacgtactcctttacataccctagaggctgactggcgatcctgaattcttgttcccttgccaggctattgaacattatctttgtcttctgtatattaatttcaaccccactcttacactttctcggttaaggtcctcaatcatttgctgtaattcgtctccattgttgctgcaCGCATCTGCACGCATAGCGCTACCTCCGGGCTCAACTTCTGACATCGACTCTCCGCCCTTTCCATTCGTTCTCCGTGCTCTACTTTTTCCAGCAGTCACCGTGGCAGCATTCACGACCTACAAGAAATCCAACCGGATCACGGAAACGTGAATCCCCTCAAAGTTAAAACTCTGAAGAAATGGCtcttgaattaaaaaaaaagtatgagcTGTCAAATTAGGAGGGAACGTTTTGTTACAAGCTCAGTCTTGTCATCCCGATGGTctatattgctacatgcatattgtgtgtttcttgtggacgatgcgcgcgggcaccccgacgaagaagacgaacttcttgctctcgagctgtcgcctgaactggccagcgcggcatttgccttttgtaaatatacattgtaaatagtctccagtgcatAATCCTTCATTCgcgcaacattttggtggagagtgctgcacagcagcgccgcctgttcagtGTATGGAGCCTATACAGCCGCGTGATAGACCGCAACTCCgaaagtttattcatcatcattatctgcctatttttatgttcaccCCAGACGGCCtcctgtcagtgatctgcaatgacctctgtctcttaactctgcagcACCAGGGACGCGGAAGGACAGCCCTTCAAGTTAGCAGcaatccctgctcgccctttatcattgcacccaccgataactaccaacaattagatattgCACGCGGACCGCATAAGCGTCCGctgcgcacagtcattcacagctacggcagggctagaggagcagacgcgtgctctcctttccgttcgcgtttgattacgtaaCCTACAACTAACACGAATATTGAgtgcgtgggaagataatgcctatcaagccgccatccttttcagCTCAccgttacgtgctttttcccgcacccagattttttatttaatacggaacatcacggcgacgacaacagcgaaaatttgcctggagtgtcgatattaGTGCTTTCGCCACAAATCGAGCAATAGAAATATGTtagcaaagtatatatatatatatatatatatatatatatatatatatacagtataagtagggctccgtgttttcggagtttatcGACCATTATTTCTCCTAAATCCCCCATTCTCCGAAGTTCGGAGCTTAACTTTGCATTATTCTGAATACTCCGAAATCTTAGATGAAATATCCTGAATATGAAAAC contains the following coding sequences:
- the LOC119444989 gene encoding CRISP/Allergen/PR-1-like, with the protein product MWMQQWMPAAAADCPQFYSHKNPQHTACKPLNTWCKIKESGMDDTQRGLILKLHNHYRSRIARGNVTGFKPAADMQELLWDSDLEYVAQAHANLCTTPDGDLKHDHVRDRFTPRFEFTGQNLAWIGRSFSDGGPNWTYVILNWFEEHKLYPARLVSRFDVTAGIKTGHFTQLVWAKSRYVGCGYVYYTVDKARYPHMKHYAC